The Streptococcus sp. oral taxon 431 nucleotide sequence AACACGTATTTTGACAGCACTAGAAGAAGTGATTGACCCAGAGTTGGGGATTGATATCGTCAATCTAGGCTTGATCTACGAGATTCGTTTTGATGGCGATACAGGTGAGACTGAAATTGATATGACCTTAACAACCATGGGTTGTCCCTTGGCGGATCTTTTAACCGACCAAATCTATGATGCTATGACGGACGTTCCAGAGGTTACTAATGTTGAAGTCAAATTAGTTTGGTATCCAGCTTGGACGGTTGAAAAAATGAGCCGCTATGCTCGCATTGCATTAGGTATCAAGTAAGTAAATGATAAAAAGAGAAATAGTGTAGACGCCAGGAAATTCCCAGCTTTTATGCTATCTCTCTTTTTATTTGCTGATTTTATTTGAAGAAAATGGTATAATGGTTACTATGGAAAAAAAGAAATTACGCATCAATATGCTAAGTTCAAGTGAAAAGGTAGCTGGCCAAGGTGTGTCTGGTGCTTACCGTGAACTGGTGCAGCTTTTGAAACGAGATGCGAAAGACCAACTGATCGTAACGGAAAATCTACCGATTGAGGCGGACGTTACTCATTTTCATACGATTGATTTTCCTTATTATCTCTCGACCTTTCAGAAAAAACGTTCTGGTCGTAAGATTGGCTATGTTCACTTCTTACCAGATACCTTGGAAGGTAGTTTGAAGATTCCATTCTTCTTAAAGGGGATTGTCAAACGCTATGTATTTTCTTTTTATGACCGTATGGAGCATCTGGTTGTGGTCAATCCTACCTTCATTGAGGATTTGGTGGCTGCTGGAATTCCACGTGAAAAAGTGACCTATATTCCTAACTTTGTCAACAAAGAAAAATGGCATCCGCTTCCTATAGAGCAAGTTGAACAACTTCGTAAAGATATGGGAATTGATGAGAATCAGTTTGTAGTCGTTGGTGCAGGTCAGGTTCAGAAGCGTAAAGGAATAGATGACTTTATCACTCTAGCTGAGGAATTACCGGATATCACTTTTATTTGGGCTGGTGGCTTCTCTTTTGGGGGAATAACCGATGGTTATGAACGCTATAAAAAGATTATGGATAATCCTCCTGACAATCTAATTTTCCCAGGGATTGTTGATCCAGAACGGATGAGAGAACTCTATGCTTTAGCTGATTTGTTCTTACTTCCTAGCTATAACGAGCTCTTTCCAATGACTATTCTAGAAGCTGCGAGTTGTGAAGCACCCATTATGCTTCGTGATCTAGATCTTTACAAGGTCATTCTTGAAGGAAATTACAGACCAACAAGTGATGTAGAAGAGATGAAAGAAGCTATCTTGGAATATCGAGAGCATCCAGAAGCGTTGAAAGAGTTGAAAGAAAAGGCTAAGGCCATTTCAAGAGATTATTCAGAAGAGCATCTTCTTGAAATCTGGCTAAAATTCTATCGGGAGCAAGCAGCTTTAGGAAAAAAATGAGGTAGTATATGCGAATTGGTTTATTTACAGATACTTATTTCCCGCAGGTCTCGGGTGTTGCGACCAGTATTCGAACTTTAAAAACAGAACTTGAAAAGCAAGGACATGCCGTCTTTATCTTTACAACAACAGACAAGGATGTTAATCGTTATGAAGACTGGCAGATTATCCGTATCCCTAGTGTTCCTTTCTTTGCCTTTAAGGATCGACGTTTCGCCTATCGTGGATTTACAAAAGCTCTTGAGATTGCCAAGCAATACAAGCTGGATATTATTCATACGCAGACTGAGTTTTCTCTTGGTTTATTAGGGATTTGGATAGCGCGTGAATTGAAAATCCCAGTCATTCATACCTATCATACCCAGTACGAGGATTATGTTCACTATATTGCTAAGGGTTTGTTGATTCGTCCGAGCATGGTCAAGTATCTTGTAAGGGGATTTCTTCATGATGTGGATGGTGTGATTTGTCCGAGTGAGATTGTGCGTGATTTATTATCTGATTATAAGGTCAAAGTTGAAAAGCGTGTCATTCCTACAGGTATTGAGCTTGCCAAGTTTGAACGTCCTGAAATTGGACCAGAGCACATCAGTGATCTACGAGATAAACTAGGTATTAAGAAAGACGAAAAGATGCTTCTTAGTCTTTCCCGGGTGTCTTACGAAAAGAACATTCAAGCTGTTTTGGTAGCACTTCCAGATGTTCTAAAAGAAGAGCAAAATGTTAAATTAGTCGTTGCTGGAGATGGACCTTATCTGGAAAACCTCAAGGAGCAAGCAGAAGATTTGCAGATTCAGGATTCTGTTATCTTTACAGGTATGATCGCTCCAAGCGAGACAGCACTTTACTATAAGGCGGCTGATTTCTTCATTTCAGCTTCAACTAGTGAGACGCAAGGCTTGACCTATCTTGAAAGTCTTGCAAGTAAGACTCCGGTAATAGCTCATGGAAATCCTTATCTAGATAATTTGATTAGCGATAAGATGTTTGGAACTCTTTATTATGAAGAGAGAGATTTAGCAGGGGCTATTTTAGAAGCTTTAATTGCAACTCCAAAGATGGATGAAAAACTTTTGGCTGATAAATTGTATGAAATTTCAGCTGAGAATTTTGCTAAGAGAGTCCATGAGTTTTATTTGGATGCTATCATCTCAAACAATTTTGAAAAAGAATTAACTCGTGATGAACCGATGACACAACGGATTTTAAAGACAGTATTTTACTTGCCACAGCAGGCAGTTTCAGTTCCAGTAAAAAGTTCTAAACGAATGTTAAAAGCATCCAAGAAACAGTTGAATGACTTGAGAGATTATTGGAATGACTAAGATCTTCGAAGAAAGGAAATGAAGAAATGAAAAAGAAATTTATGAGAAGTAGTCGAGATCAAAAAATAGGTGGAGTATGCGCTGGTTTAGCAAATTATTTTGATATTGATCCGACAATCGTACGTGTAATCTGGGGAGTTCTAGCTTTTTGTTATGGTAGTGGACTGATTGCTTACTTGATCTTGTGGGCAATTGCTCCAGTCTCGGAAGAATATTAAAAATAGGGAATTATAGAAAAGGAGAAAATAATGGCATTTGGTGATAATGGAAAACGTAAAAAAACATTTTTTGAGAAATTGACACTATTCGTCGTCTTGATTATGTTGTTTGTAACCTTAGCAGGTATTTTTGCTACAGCCATTGGTGTATTTAGCAGATTCTAGGAAACTAGAATTTCTAGCAAGTAGTAATAGTTGGTGACTGGGATTTCCCAGCCCTTTTTAAAGTGAGAAAAGAATATGAGTATGTTTTTAGATACAGCCAAGATTAAGGTCAAGGCTGGAAATGGTGGCGATGGCATGGTTGCTTTTCGCCGAGAAAAATATGTCCCTAATGGAGGACCATGGGGTGGTGACGGTGGCCGTGGTGGTAACGTTGTTTTCGTTGTAGATGAAGGTTTACGTACCCTGATGGACTTCCGTTACAATCGTCATTTTAAAGCCCAATCGGGTGAAAAAGGGATGACCAAAGGAATGCACGGACGCGGTGCAGAAGACTTGATTGTTCGAGTACCGCAAGGAACAACTGTTCGTGATGCAGAAACTGGAAAAGTTATTACTGACTTGATTGAGCACGGTCAAGAGTTTATCGTTGCTCACGGTGGTCGAGGTGGTCGTGGAAATATCCGTTTTGCGACACCAAAAAATCCTGCTCCAGAGATTTCTGAAAATGGAGAACCTGGTCAGGAGCGTGAGTTACAGTTAGAGCTTAAAATCCTTGCGGATGTTGGTTTGATTGGCTTCCCTTCAGTTGGTAAATCAACTCTACTCAGTGTGATTACCTCTGCAAAACCTAAAATTGGTGCCTACCACTTTACAACAATCGTTCCTAATCTTGGTATGGTCCGTACCCAGTCAGGTGAGTCCTTTGCAGTGGCAGACCTCCCTGGTTTGATCGAAGGCGCTAGTCAAGGTGTGGGCTTGGGAACTCAATTCCTTCGCCATATTGAGCGTACTCGCGTTATCCTTCACATCATTGATATGTCAGCCAGTGAAGGTCGCGATCCTTACGAAGATTATCTAGCTATTAACAAAGAGTTGGAATCTTACAACCTTCGTCTGATGGAGCGTCCGCAAATTATTGTTGCTAATAAGATGGATATGCCAGAGAGTCAAGAAAACCTTGAAGAATTCAAGAAAAAATTGGCAGCTAACTATGATGAGTTCGAGGATCTTCCAGCCATCTTCCCAATCTCTGGTTTGACTAAGCAAGGTCTTGCACCTTTACTAGATGCAACAGCAGAGCTTCTTGATAAGACGCCAGAATTCCTTCTTTATGATGAGTCAGAAATGGAAGAAGAAGTTTATTATGGCTTTGACGAAGAAGAAAAACCATTTGAAATTAGTCGTGATGACGATGCAACTTGGGTACTTTCAGGTGAAAAACTCATTAAACTCTTTAACATGACTAACTTTGATCGTGATGAGTCTGTCATGAAGTTTGCTCGTCAGTTGCGTGGTATGGGAGTTGATGAAGCTCTCCGTGCCCGTGGTGCCAAGGATGGAGATCTAGTTCGTATCGGCAAATTTGAGTTTGAGTTTGTAGACTAGGAGATAGCTATGGGAGATAAACCGATATCTTTCCGAGATGCTGATGGAAATTTTGTTTCTGCAGCAGACGTCTGGAATGAGAAAAAGTTAGAAGAACTCTTTAATCGCCTCAATCCAAATCGTGCTTTGAGACTAGCAAGAACTAAAAAACAAGCTGAAAACAACAAATCATAAAATAAACCCGTGATGATAGTCATCACGGGATTTTGTTAGCGATCAAAAAATAGAGGTGGTGCAAACTGTTTGAGGCGCTCAAAGCAAGATTGAGCTTGTTCCTTATCCTCGCAGATAACCAAACAGACATCATTTCCACAGATAGTAGCTACAATTTCAGGGAAGTTTAGGGCATCCAAGATGGATCCGAAGGACTGTGCTAATCCTGGATAGGTTTTGATGACAACCTGGTGTTGGACAGGTTGCATCATGTAGAGGGCTTCCTCCATATACACTTCTAGCCGTTTTTCCCACTTGGATGTAGAGCCAGTGTTGATTGAATAATAGGAGTGTTCACCTTCACGAATCTTAGAAAGATTCATCAGATTGATGTCTCTTGAAAGTGTTGCTTGTGTGACCTGTACTCCGTTTTCAATCAGTAGTTCTTGTAATTCAGTTTGGGTATGAATTTTTTGTTTAGTGATTAGGGCTCGGATGAGCTGGTGTCTTTGCTCGGCTTTGTTCATCTACAGTTACCTCCCTTTGAAAAGGTATCTCAAGACTTGACTGTGCAAGGTCTACAGTCAAGTGATAGTCTGTATTGTCACGTACAGTAATCTCAAAGTCTGTTGTGTAAAGAACGAGACGTACTGTATCTCCTTCTTTTAGTTTGTAAATAGTTGGTTGGAGTTCAAATTGGAATTCCAACCATTCATATGGTTTAACTTCTTCAATTTTCAATAAATCATGACGATTTTGAAGATTGAGATAGCCTTTGGTGATAACACGCTGTGCATTTGGACTAAATGGTAGTTCGCAAAGGTTTTCCAGCATGTGGTAACGACCATTATCAATCGTACGAGCAGCCAAAACTCCTGGATATGGTTGTAGGTATTTCTTTTGACCAAGTTCGAGAAGTTGAGCAGAAAGTAAGCCTTTGTTTGTACTTGACTTGAGACGAAGGTTTAGTTTAACACGACCATTGATATGAAGATCTTCAGTCACTGGAAGATCAATGGTAATCTGATTCACCTTACCTTGATAAAGTTCATTGTTAAAGGTTTGGTAAGTCTTTCCAAATCGTTCGAAGTCAGAATCTTGGTAATGATTTTCAATGACAGCTTCTTCAGTACCTAAAGAGAAAGTTTTAGGGTCAGTTTGATTTCCAAAATCTTCAAGTGACAGCCAGGTTTGAGGAGCAGTATTGTCTTGCCAAACGACTCTTGGAAGTTGGTAGTCAGTTTCTTGGTCCAATAATTTCTGCGTCAAAAGAGCATTCATGGATTCACGGAAATCAATAGATTGCCAATTGTTCATATAAACATGGGCGCCGTTATGGTAAAAGAGATGTTTCTTAATATTGCTTGGAAGAGCATTGAACATTTGATAGACATGAAGTGGTTTTACATTCCAGTCTTGCGAACCGTGGGTAAAGACAACATCAGCCTTAACTTTGTGAGCATTAAGAAGGTAGTTTCTGTCATGCCAAAATTGGTTATAATCCCCAGTTTTACGGTCTAGATTTTTCTTCAGTTCTTCTATAGAATCTTTATGAGCCTCGTTTCCACGAATATAGTCACCAGCTAAGAGATTACGAGAATAAGTTAATTCATCTAATGAATCGAAGTCCTCTCCTGGATAGCCACCAGGGCTTGTTACCAGACCATTTTCTCGGTAATAGTTGTACCAAGAAGAAATACCGGCTTCAGCAATGATGACCTCTAAACCATCAACTCCTGTAGTAGCAAGACCATTTGACATTGTTCCTAGATAAGAAAGACCAGTAGTGGCGACTTTACCATTGGACCAGTCAGCCTTGACTTGACGTTTACGACTATGGTCTGTAAAGGCGCGACAACGGCCATTGAGCCAATCAATGATATTTTTATAGGCTTCAACTTGTCGATAGTCACCATTAGTCATCTGACCTTGAGAATCCTTTGTACCAAGACCAGATACGTAGATATTTGCAAATCCTCTTGGAAGGAAGTAGTCGTTAAGTGTGTAGCTGCTATTGATATGAGTCAGTTTTTCTTCAGCTTCTGAAACGAGGTCTGCTTGGCCAACTGGCTCAACCAAGTCTAATGTTGGATTTGCTAGAGAAATTTCATGTGGTTCCTTGACTTCTAGCTCAGCTTCCATTTTGTAAAGAGCTTTATCGCTTGCTTTATCATTGGTTCCTTGATGGTAAGGACTTGCCGTCATAACTGCTGGAATTTTGCCATTGTAAGTCGGACGGATGATGCTAACCTTGACTAAATCAGGTAGACCATCATTATCAGAATCAATACGAGTTTCTACATAAACAACTTCACGAATAACATTGTTAGTTGAGAAAGTAGCCAAACTCTTTCCATTGAAGTAGTGGTAATCATTGTCCTCAGGGATAAGACCATCACTAACTAGCTGATCAATCAAGGTATTTCCCTTTTTAGTGCGCGTGTTAAGGAGTTGATAGAGATTGTCAATCAAAACTCCGTATACAATAGGGAATGCCGTTTCTTTATGAAAAGCTAGACCATCTTCAAAGTCTATTAAGTAGTTGAAACCAAGCAACTGAAAGGCAACAGTATAGAAAATTTCTGAAGTTAATTCACGATCAGAATTGAAGAAAGTGAGTAGATCAGTTTCTTTGTCAACCGCTAAAGTTGAAAGGGGATAATCCGTATTTTTGTAATTGAAAAAATAAGTTCTAACAAAAGCTTCAAACTGTTCTTTATCAGAATTTGATTGATCAAGCTTGAACCCAAGGTTGGATAATTCCTGTAAAGCTTCTTGCTGGCTTACAGGATAGTAACTGAATTGATTAAAACGCATAGATGCCTCCTTTGAAGAATCATTCTGAATTTATTATATCAAAAAAGAAGGGAAAATGATAGAATCAGCTGGTTTGGAAAGGTTAAATTGCTATTAATCTAACAGAGTTTAAGAGAGTGTTTTAACAAGCCCTATCTTGATTTTTTGAGTATCCTAAAAGGTTATGCTATACTAGAAATATGTTAGATTTGGAGAAATATGGTGTGACCATGTGGGAAGAGGACAAGATTTTCTCTTTCCGTCAAAAATTATTAGCCTGGTATGACGAAAACAAGCGTGATTTACCCTGGAGACGAAGCAAGAATCCTTATCATATCTGGGTATCTGAAATTATGTTGCAGCAGACTCGAGTTGATACCGTCATTCCCTATTATGAACGATTTTTAGAATGGTTTCCAACTGTTGAAAGCTTAGCAAATGCAGCTGAGGAACGCTTATTAAAAGCTTGGGAAGGACTTGGCTATTATTCTCGTGTCCGCAATATGCAAACAGCCGCTCAACAGATTATGAGTGAATTTGAAGGCAAGTTTCCGTCAACTTATGCAGGTATTTCGAGTTTAAAAGGGATTGGTCCTTATACAGCTGGTGCAATTTCTAGTATTGCCTTTAACCTTCCACAGCCTGCAGTAGATGGCAATGTTATGCGTGTTTTGGCACGTTTGTTTGAAGTCAATCATGATATTGGAAATCCTAGCAATCGAAAAATATTTCAAGCGATGATGGAAGTTCTAATAGATCCTGATCGTCCAGGTGATTTCAATCAGGCTTTGATGGATTTAGGTTCAGATATTGAGGCTCCTGTTAATCCAAGACCGGAGGAGAGTCCTGTTAAAGAGTTCAGTGCTGCTTACCAACATGGGACCATGGATCGCTATCCCATTAAGGCTCCAAAGAAAAAGCCAATCCCTATTTATCTAAAGGCTCTTGTAGTGCAAAATAGTCAGGGGCAGTTTCTATTAGAGAAGAATGAGAGTGAAAAACTCTTGGCTGGATTTTGGCATTTTCCCTTGATTGAAGTTGATGAATTCTCAGACCAGACTCAGGACCTGGACCTTTTTAGTCAAGTAGAGGAGCCAATTCTAGAACTGGGACCATCTCCACAGGAGAGTTTTGAACAGGACTATGATTTTGAAGTTGATTGGCAAGATCTACGTTTTGAAGAGGTTAAGCACATTTTTAGCCATCGAAAATGGCATATTCAGATAATTGCAGGGCGAGTTGCTGAGTCGCAGGAATACGCTGATAGAGAAGTCCTTTGGTTAAGTCCAGAAGAATTTAATAATTATCCCCTAGCCAAACCTCAGCAAAAGATCTGGCAAGCCTACTTGAAAAGAAGCTGCTAGTATCGGTCTTTCGTGTCTTCTTTACATTTTTTTGGTATAATGAGATAAGGAAAAAGGTGACTAAATGAAAAAAATACTAATTGTAGATGATGAAAAACCCATCTCAGATATTATAAAATTTAATATGACCAAGGAAGGTTATGAAGTTGTAACTGCTTTCAATGGTCGTGAAGCTCTTGAACAATTTGAAGCTGAGCAACCAGATATTATTATCTTGGATTTGATGCTTCCAGAGATTGATGGACTTGAGGTCGCAAAAACTATTCGTAAGACAAGTAGTGTTCCAATTATCATGCTTTCAGCTAAAGACAGCGAGTTTGATAAGGTTATCGGTCTTGAACTTGGGGCGGATGACTATGTAACTAAGCCCTTTTCAAATCGTGAACTACAGGCCCGTGTTAAGGCCTTACTTCGCCGTACAGAGCTAGCTTCTGCTGATAACCAAGAGCCTGAAACGAAACTACAAAGTCTGCAAATCGGTGACTTGGAGATCCTCCCAGATGCTTATGTCGCTAAGAAATATGGTGAAGAGTTAGACCTAACCCACCGCGAATTCGAACTCTTACATCATTTAGCTTCTCATATTGGTCAAGTGATCACCCGTGAGCACCTCCTTGAGACTGTTTGGGGTTATGACTACTTTGGGGATGTCCGTACAGTAGACGTAACCATTAGACGCTTGCGCGAGAAGATTGAAGATACACCAAGTAGACCTGAATACATCCTAACTCGTCGTGGAGTGGGATATTATATGAGAAATAATGATTGAAGTAATTAAACAAACAATTTTGACGAGTGACTTTATCTTTATCCTCATCCTAATTGGCTTTATTATGCTAGTGACTTTTCTTCTGCTTGAGAGCCGTCGTGATAATATTCGCCTTAGACAATTAAACCAGAAGGTTAAGGATTTGATTGCTGGTGATTATTCTCAGGTTTTGGATATGCAAGGTAGCTCAGAGATAACTAATATCACTAACAATCTTAATGATTTGTCAGAAGTAATCCGTTTGACTCAGGAAAATCTGGAACAAGAGAGTAAAAGGTTGCATAGTATCTTGTCCTACATGACAGACGGAGTACTTGCGACCAATCGTCGTGGTCAGATTATCATGATTAATGACATGGCTAAGAGACAACTTGGAGTTGAAAGGGATGATGCTCTTAATCAAAATATCTTAGAGTTACTCAAAATTGAAGAAGAGTATGAGCTGAGAGATCTCATTACGCAAAGTCCTGAATTGATGATTTATTCCCAAAATGTGAATGGCGAGTATATCAGCTTGCGCGTGCGTTTTGCCTTGATTCGTAGAGAGTCTGGTTTTATCTCTGGTTTAGTAGCAGTCCTACATGATACGACTGAACAAGAGAAGGAAGAACGTGAGAGAAGGCTTTTCGTTTCGAACGTTAGTCATGAGTTGCGTACACCTTTGACAAGTGTTAAATCTTATCTTGAGGCCTTGGACGAAGGAGCTCTAACAGAACCAGTTGCCCCTGATTTTATCAAGGTTTCTCTGGACGAAACCAACCGTATGATGCGGATGGTGACGGACCTCTTGCACCTCTCACGGATTGACAATGAGACCAGTCACTTGGATGTTGAGTTGATTAACTTTACTGCCTTTATCACTTTTATTCTCAATCGTTTTGATAAGATGAGAAGTCAGGATGAGGAGAAGAAGTACGAGTTGGTGAGAGATTATCCGATTAACTCTGTTTGGATTGAAATTGATACGGATAAGATGATCCAGGTGATTGATAATATTCTAAATAACGCCATCAAATATTCACCAGATGGTGGAAAAATCACTGTAAGCATGAAAACTACAGATGATCAGATGATTTTGTCTATCTCCGACCAAGGTCTAGGGATTCCAAAGCAAGATTTGCCGAAGATTTTTGACCGTTTCTATCGAGTAGACAGAGCAAGAAGTCGTGCCCAAGGTGGAACAGGACTAGGATTGGCTATTGCTAAGGAAATCATCAAGCAACATAAGGGCTTTATTTGGGCAAAGAGTGAATATGGCAAGGGCTCTACTTTTACCATCGTACTTCCATACGATAAAGATGCCGTGAAAGAAGAGATTTGGGAGGATGAACTAGAAGACTAGAATGAGTGATATCGGTTTTAAATACAGTATTTTAGCATCGGGTTCCAGTGGAAATTCTTTTTACTTGGAAACACCAAAAAAGAAAATTTTAGTAGATGCGGGACTCTCAGGCAAAAAAATTACAAGCCTCTTGAGTGAAATCAATCGTAAACCAGAGGATTTGGATGCTATCTTAATAACCCATGAGCATTCAGATCATATCCACGGTGTGGGCGTCCTTGCTCGTAAGTACGGCATGGATCTTTATGCCAATGAGAAAACTTGGCAGGCTATGGAAAATAGTAAGTATCTCGGTAAAGTTGACTCGTCGCAAAAGCATATTTTCGAGATGGGTAAAACCAAATCCTTTGGCGACATCGATATCGAGAGCTTCGGTGTGAGTCATGATGCAGTCGCTCCCCAGTTTTATCGTTTTATGAAGGACGATAAGAGCTTTGTCATGCTGACGGATACAGGCTATGTTAGTGACCGTATGGCTGGCATTGTCGAGAATGCAGATGGCTACCTGATCGAGTCAAATCATGATGTTGAAATCCTGCGAGCAGGATCCTACGCATGGCGACTCAAACAACGCATCCTGTCTGATCTTGGACATCTCTCAAATGAAGATGGCGCAGACGCCATGATTCGCACACTAGGTAATCGCACCAAGAAGATTTACCTAGGCCATTTGTCTAAGGAAAATAATATCAAGGAGCTAGCCCACATGACCATGGTCAATCAGTTAGCTCAGGCAGATCTGGGAGTAGGAGTAGACTTTCAAGTTTACGATACTTCACCAGACACCGCAACACCATTGACTGAGATATAAAAAAAGAAGGCCTATGCCTTCTTTTTTATAGACTATCTTACAACCCAGCAAATTCTTTGATTTCTTGAGCTGACATTGAAGAATCGCAACGGACATTGATTTGTCCATTTTTAACATGAACGAATCCTGGTACAGTTGGGATTTCGTAGCGTGAGCGGAAGTCTTGTAAAGCTTCAAGTTGGCTTGGCTCTTCACTATTAATGAAGTAGATGTGTGCTTTGGTTTCAGCCACTACACCAGCCAATGTGCCAGCAAATTTACGGCAGTAAGGACAAGTTTTACGTCCGATAAAGAAAGTTGCTGTTTCTTGATTGTCGAGCGCTTCTTGAGCACGCGCAACTGTTGTCACTTCAAGATCTTTGATGTTTTCTAAAAATTGTTCCATGAGAATACCTCGCTTTTTTTGATAAAACTAGTATGCCATAAAAATGCTAAAATTGCTCAGTTTTGATACGGAAATAGATGGTGGGACAGAAATCAGTAAACTAAGTCTGATTTTCTAGTCCGATATCCCTGTGTCTTTAAAGATATCGAAACTGAAGTTTTGGTCAAAAGAGTTAAAAGAAGACATAAATTACAGTCAGCTTTTACTTCATCTTCAAAAATAAAGGTCAGGATTTTTCCCGACCTTTATATAGTTGCTTTATTTTACAAAAGCATTGATTTCAGCTTCGATGTTAGCAATCTTAGTTTGTGAATCTTCGTTGCTTTCACCAACAACTGCAATGTAGAACTTGATTTTTGGTTCTGTACCTGAAGGACGAACTGCAATCCATGAACCATCTGCAAGAGTGTATTTCAATACATCACTTGGGGGAGTAGTCAAGGCTGTTACAGTGCCATCAGCGGCAGTAGAAGTTTGTGCTTTGAAGTCTTCTACGACAGTGATTTCTGTTGCGTTAAATTCTTTAGGCCCGTTTTCACGGAATTTCGCCATAATTGCTTTGATTTGCTCAGCACCGTCAACACCAGAGAGGGTAACAGAGATTGTCTTTTCAGAATAGTAGCCGTACTCTTTGTAGATTTCCTCGATACCATCTGCAAGAGTCAAACCACGAGAGCGGTAGTAGGCAGCAAGTTCAGCAACGACAAGAACAGCTTGGATAGCATCTTTATCACGCACGAATGGTTTAATCAAGTAACCGAAGCTTTCTTCAAATCCCATCATGTAAGTGTGATTGTGTTTTTCTTCGAATTCTTGGATTTTTTCAGCGATAAATTTGAAACCAGTCAAGACGTTGAACATAGTTGCGCCGTAGCTTTCAGCAATCTTAGTTACCAAGTCAGTTGATACGATAGATTTGCAAAGGGCTGCATTTTCTGGAAGTGTACCAGCATTTTTGTGAGCTTCCAAAATGTATTTGGCCATGATGGCACCGATTTGGTTCCCTGAAAGGTTAAGGTAGCTTCCGTCTTTTTGAAGGACTTCAACACCGACACGGTCAGCGTCAGGGTCAGTTGCGACAAGAACATCAGCCCCTACTTGGCGACCAAGTTCTTCTGCAAGTGCAAAGGCTGCTTGGCTTTCTGGGTTTGGAGATTTAACAGTTGAGAAGTCTGGGTCTGGGGTAGCTTGAGCTTCAACAACTTGAACTGAGTCGAATCCTGCTTGTGCAAGAGCACGACGCGCCAACATTTCACCAGTACCGTGAAGAGGAGTGTAGACAATCTTCATGTCCTTACCAAACTCTTCAATCAAAGCTGGGTTGATGTTCACATCTTTGACTTCTTTGAGGTATTCGGTATCGACTGCTTCG carries:
- a CDS encoding Xaa-Pro dipeptidyl-peptidase, with product MRFNQFSYYPVSQQEALQELSNLGFKLDQSNSDKEQFEAFVRTYFFNYKNTDYPLSTLAVDKETDLLTFFNSDRELTSEIFYTVAFQLLGFNYLIDFEDGLAFHKETAFPIVYGVLIDNLYQLLNTRTKKGNTLIDQLVSDGLIPEDNDYHYFNGKSLATFSTNNVIREVVYVETRIDSDNDGLPDLVKVSIIRPTYNGKIPAVMTASPYHQGTNDKASDKALYKMEAELEVKEPHEISLANPTLDLVEPVGQADLVSEAEEKLTHINSSYTLNDYFLPRGFANIYVSGLGTKDSQGQMTNGDYRQVEAYKNIIDWLNGRCRAFTDHSRKRQVKADWSNGKVATTGLSYLGTMSNGLATTGVDGLEVIIAEAGISSWYNYYRENGLVTSPGGYPGEDFDSLDELTYSRNLLAGDYIRGNEAHKDSIEELKKNLDRKTGDYNQFWHDRNYLLNAHKVKADVVFTHGSQDWNVKPLHVYQMFNALPSNIKKHLFYHNGAHVYMNNWQSIDFRESMNALLTQKLLDQETDYQLPRVVWQDNTAPQTWLSLEDFGNQTDPKTFSLGTEEAVIENHYQDSDFERFGKTYQTFNNELYQGKVNQITIDLPVTEDLHINGRVKLNLRLKSSTNKGLLSAQLLELGQKKYLQPYPGVLAARTIDNGRYHMLENLCELPFSPNAQRVITKGYLNLQNRHDLLKIEEVKPYEWLEFQFELQPTIYKLKEGDTVRLVLYTTDFEITVRDNTDYHLTVDLAQSSLEIPFQREVTVDEQSRAKTPAHPSPNH
- the mutY gene encoding A/G-specific adenine glycosylase; this encodes MLDLEKYGVTMWEEDKIFSFRQKLLAWYDENKRDLPWRRSKNPYHIWVSEIMLQQTRVDTVIPYYERFLEWFPTVESLANAAEERLLKAWEGLGYYSRVRNMQTAAQQIMSEFEGKFPSTYAGISSLKGIGPYTAGAISSIAFNLPQPAVDGNVMRVLARLFEVNHDIGNPSNRKIFQAMMEVLIDPDRPGDFNQALMDLGSDIEAPVNPRPEESPVKEFSAAYQHGTMDRYPIKAPKKKPIPIYLKALVVQNSQGQFLLEKNESEKLLAGFWHFPLIEVDEFSDQTQDLDLFSQVEEPILELGPSPQESFEQDYDFEVDWQDLRFEEVKHIFSHRKWHIQIIAGRVAESQEYADREVLWLSPEEFNNYPLAKPQQKIWQAYLKRSC
- the yycF gene encoding response regulator YycF, with amino-acid sequence MKKILIVDDEKPISDIIKFNMTKEGYEVVTAFNGREALEQFEAEQPDIIILDLMLPEIDGLEVAKTIRKTSSVPIIMLSAKDSEFDKVIGLELGADDYVTKPFSNRELQARVKALLRRTELASADNQEPETKLQSLQIGDLEILPDAYVAKKYGEELDLTHREFELLHHLASHIGQVITREHLLETVWGYDYFGDVRTVDVTIRRLREKIEDTPSRPEYILTRRGVGYYMRNND
- the vicK gene encoding cell wall metabolism sensor histidine kinase VicK; this translates as MIEVIKQTILTSDFIFILILIGFIMLVTFLLLESRRDNIRLRQLNQKVKDLIAGDYSQVLDMQGSSEITNITNNLNDLSEVIRLTQENLEQESKRLHSILSYMTDGVLATNRRGQIIMINDMAKRQLGVERDDALNQNILELLKIEEEYELRDLITQSPELMIYSQNVNGEYISLRVRFALIRRESGFISGLVAVLHDTTEQEKEERERRLFVSNVSHELRTPLTSVKSYLEALDEGALTEPVAPDFIKVSLDETNRMMRMVTDLLHLSRIDNETSHLDVELINFTAFITFILNRFDKMRSQDEEKKYELVRDYPINSVWIEIDTDKMIQVIDNILNNAIKYSPDGGKITVSMKTTDDQMILSISDQGLGIPKQDLPKIFDRFYRVDRARSRAQGGTGLGLAIAKEIIKQHKGFIWAKSEYGKGSTFTIVLPYDKDAVKEEIWEDELED
- a CDS encoding MBL fold metallo-hydrolase — its product is MSDIGFKYSILASGSSGNSFYLETPKKKILVDAGLSGKKITSLLSEINRKPEDLDAILITHEHSDHIHGVGVLARKYGMDLYANEKTWQAMENSKYLGKVDSSQKHIFEMGKTKSFGDIDIESFGVSHDAVAPQFYRFMKDDKSFVMLTDTGYVSDRMAGIVENADGYLIESNHDVEILRAGSYAWRLKQRILSDLGHLSNEDGADAMIRTLGNRTKKIYLGHLSKENNIKELAHMTMVNQLAQADLGVGVDFQVYDTSPDTATPLTEI
- a CDS encoding PedC/BrcD family bacteriocin maturation disulfide isomerase produces the protein MEQFLENIKDLEVTTVARAQEALDNQETATFFIGRKTCPYCRKFAGTLAGVVAETKAHIYFINSEEPSQLEALQDFRSRYEIPTVPGFVHVKNGQINVRCDSSMSAQEIKEFAGL